A single region of the Thermococcus zilligii AN1 genome encodes:
- a CDS encoding DUF63 family protein — MGLQEFFQRYFVDPIKYDQGYNPVNTTVYAIILGIAVLLLYRMLKRMGIRVDERFFVALMPYIFLGPLMRAMTDVGMLPRTYLTVSPGGYFVIAGFTIAALFVVWRHVGPGEKFYPLYRDVGLLLLGGLLFLLLINLGRTDFRWEYFVYFIPSFLAAEGAIWVLSRKFQLIKNNGVLFYTHFYDATTTFVGIQFFGYWEQHVLARTLMDLTGTPAVIYLEKLLVLIPIVWILDRHMEGEDPELINFVKLAMFILGFGPGTRNLLITLMGA; from the coding sequence ATGGGTCTCCAGGAGTTCTTTCAGCGGTACTTCGTGGATCCGATAAAGTACGACCAGGGCTACAATCCCGTGAACACGACGGTCTACGCGATAATCCTCGGGATAGCGGTTCTTCTCCTCTACAGGATGCTGAAGAGGATGGGTATCCGGGTGGACGAGAGGTTTTTTGTTGCCCTCATGCCCTACATCTTCCTGGGTCCGCTGATGAGGGCTATGACCGATGTTGGAATGCTGCCGAGGACGTATCTCACCGTGAGTCCCGGTGGGTACTTTGTAATAGCGGGTTTTACCATAGCCGCCCTTTTCGTGGTCTGGAGACACGTTGGGCCGGGGGAGAAGTTCTATCCCCTCTACCGGGACGTTGGACTTCTTCTCCTTGGAGGTCTGCTCTTTCTGCTGCTGATAAACCTGGGCAGGACAGATTTCAGGTGGGAATACTTCGTCTATTTCATACCTTCGTTTTTAGCGGCCGAGGGGGCTATATGGGTACTCTCAAGAAAGTTTCAGCTGATAAAGAACAACGGGGTGCTGTTCTACACCCACTTCTACGATGCAACCACGACTTTCGTCGGGATACAGTTTTTCGGCTACTGGGAACAGCACGTACTTGCGAGGACTCTGATGGATTTGACGGGTACCCCTGCAGTGATTTATCTGGAAAAGCTCCTGGTACTGATCCCCATAGTGTGGATACTGGACAGACACATGGAGGGCGAAGACCCGGAGTTGATAAACTTCGTGAAGCTGGCCATGTTCATTCTCGGCTTTGGGCCGGGGACTAGAAACCTGCTGATAACCCTTATGGGGGCGTGA
- a CDS encoding NAD(P)-dependent glycerol-1-phosphate dehydrogenase, protein MHLMELPREVLLGENLTGEVLNVARRLRLGRRALVLYGSTTMNIAGKDVEESLSREFDVKGVTIEGASVAEVERTMKLASDFNADWMVAVGGGSIIDVAKLASYRLGIPFISFPTTASHDGIASANASIKGLGAKTSVKARPPIAVIADVQIIKTAPYRYLAAGVGDIISNLTAVKDWQLAHRIRGEYYSEYAASLSLMSAKMVMKNADIIRLGNEESVRKVVKGLISSGVAMSIAGSSRPASGAEHLFSHALDMLLEKPALHGEQVGVGTIIMAYLHGLRWERVKETLKKVGAPTNAYELEIEPEVVIKALTIAHTIRPERYTILGRDGLTWEAAEKAAKITGVI, encoded by the coding sequence GTGCACCTAATGGAGCTCCCCCGCGAAGTACTCCTCGGGGAAAACCTCACAGGGGAGGTTCTCAACGTTGCCAGGAGGCTCAGGCTTGGCAGGAGAGCCCTTGTCCTCTACGGTTCAACGACCATGAACATAGCGGGAAAAGACGTTGAGGAGAGCCTTTCCAGGGAGTTTGATGTCAAAGGAGTGACAATAGAAGGCGCCTCAGTGGCGGAAGTCGAGAGGACAATGAAGCTGGCCTCCGACTTTAATGCGGACTGGATGGTGGCTGTAGGAGGGGGGAGCATAATAGACGTTGCCAAACTGGCCTCATACCGGCTGGGGATTCCCTTCATCAGTTTTCCGACAACCGCTTCGCACGACGGGATAGCAAGCGCTAACGCCTCAATAAAGGGCCTGGGAGCGAAGACCTCGGTGAAAGCCAGGCCACCAATAGCAGTTATAGCTGACGTGCAGATAATTAAAACTGCCCCCTACAGATACCTGGCGGCGGGAGTGGGGGACATAATAAGCAACCTGACCGCGGTTAAAGACTGGCAGCTGGCCCACAGAATAAGGGGCGAGTACTACAGCGAGTACGCGGCATCGCTCAGCCTGATGAGCGCCAAGATGGTGATGAAGAACGCGGACATAATAAGGCTCGGCAACGAGGAAAGCGTAAGAAAAGTTGTGAAAGGCCTCATATCCAGCGGTGTTGCCATGAGCATAGCGGGCTCTTCAAGGCCGGCGAGTGGTGCGGAACATCTCTTCAGCCACGCCCTTGATATGCTCTTAGAGAAACCCGCCCTCCACGGCGAACAGGTCGGAGTCGGAACCATAATAATGGCCTACCTCCATGGGTTAAGGTGGGAGAGGGTTAAGGAAACCTTAAAGAAGGTCGGTGCACCAACTAACGCATACGAACTGGAGATCGAACCCGAGGTGGTGATAAAAGCCCTCACCATTGCCCACACCATAAGGCCCGAGAGGTACACCATCCTCGGAAGGGACGGCCTGACCTGGGAGGCGGCGGAGAAAGCCGCTAAAATCACCGGAGTTATCTGA
- a CDS encoding UPF0179 family protein → MVITLVGEKLAKPGLEFIYYGPSEPCKSCRLARVCVGNLEPGRRYRIVRVRNIEHSCPLHEGKVRVVEVVEPAIEILVDPRSAIVGSKVTLKFVDCGDPGKESLARPEGLFEGDQVRIEEIVGEVECDGKKFKLVRVVRGQ, encoded by the coding sequence ATGGTTATCACGCTGGTCGGAGAAAAACTGGCGAAACCCGGGCTTGAGTTTATCTACTATGGCCCCTCTGAACCCTGTAAAAGCTGCAGGCTGGCAAGGGTCTGCGTTGGAAACCTGGAACCTGGCAGGAGATACAGGATAGTCAGGGTAAGGAACATAGAACACTCATGTCCCCTCCACGAGGGAAAAGTCAGGGTGGTGGAAGTTGTCGAGCCCGCCATTGAAATCCTGGTGGATCCCCGGAGTGCCATAGTGGGGTCTAAGGTTACTCTAAAGTTCGTGGACTGCGGTGATCCGGGGAAGGAGAGCCTGGCAAGGCCGGAGGGACTCTTCGAAGGGGATCAGGTCAGGATAGAGGAGATAGTGGGCGAAGTGGAGTGTGACGGGAAGAAGTTCAAGCTGGTCCGCGTCGTCAGGGGGCAGTGA
- a CDS encoding Era-like GTP-binding protein produces MIKVAIIGAENVGKSTLMNALIGEKVSEVENLPGTTKGTIKRRFGKLKIPKSMKNPLGGADEFVLIDTAGLFAPEKELRGKVLSEEKFREILNEIISADIVIHMVDATVGLHRGMEKLHHMLKLRYEKPIIVVINKIDLVPREKVEEIRKVIKKRLEQDAIPLSLVTYEGFNDLLRAIAYYAQYAEK; encoded by the coding sequence ATGATAAAGGTTGCCATAATAGGTGCCGAGAACGTGGGAAAATCAACGCTCATGAACGCCCTAATCGGGGAGAAGGTAAGCGAGGTGGAGAACCTTCCTGGAACAACGAAGGGGACAATAAAACGCCGCTTTGGAAAGCTCAAGATACCGAAGAGCATGAAAAACCCACTCGGAGGAGCGGACGAGTTCGTCCTCATCGACACCGCCGGTCTCTTCGCTCCGGAGAAGGAACTCAGGGGCAAGGTTCTCAGCGAGGAGAAGTTCAGGGAAATTTTAAACGAGATAATCTCGGCGGATATAGTTATTCACATGGTCGATGCAACCGTTGGCCTTCACCGGGGCATGGAAAAGCTCCACCACATGCTCAAGCTCCGCTACGAGAAGCCGATAATAGTGGTCATAAACAAGATCGACTTAGTTCCGCGGGAGAAGGTGGAGGAGATAAGAAAAGTAATCAAAAAGCGTCTTGAACAGGACGCGATTCCCCTGTCCCTCGTTACCTACGAAGGTTTCAACGACCTCCTGAGGGCGATAGCCTACTACGCCCAGTACGCGGAAAAATGA
- a CDS encoding HD domain-containing protein: MELLELFLEAGNLKKLRRTGWLLRGIPNPESIADHSFRTALITLFLGEELRRRGVDLDLERALKIALIHDLGEARITDIPLPAQGYFNKVEGERKALAEMVGSEYLALFDEYEQESTPEGKLVKFADRLEMLLQALEYEKAGFRGLEEFWKTAEKLKESELYEYFGGLVEKLTSLRP; encoded by the coding sequence ATGGAACTTTTGGAGCTTTTTCTTGAAGCGGGGAACCTGAAAAAGCTAAGGAGAACCGGCTGGCTCCTCCGGGGGATTCCCAATCCGGAGAGCATAGCGGATCACTCCTTCAGGACGGCACTCATAACTCTGTTTTTAGGGGAGGAACTGAGGAGGAGGGGAGTTGACCTGGACCTCGAGAGGGCCCTGAAGATTGCCCTCATCCACGACCTCGGCGAGGCCAGGATAACCGACATTCCCCTGCCGGCCCAGGGGTATTTCAACAAGGTTGAGGGAGAAAGAAAGGCCCTCGCAGAGATGGTTGGAAGTGAATACCTGGCCCTTTTCGATGAATATGAGCAGGAAAGCACCCCCGAGGGAAAGCTCGTAAAGTTCGCCGACAGACTCGAGATGCTCCTTCAGGCGCTTGAATACGAAAAAGCCGGTTTCAGGGGCCTTGAAGAATTCTGGAAAACGGCTGAAAAACTGAAAGAGAGCGAGCTATACGAGTATTTTGGTGGACTCGTCGAAAAGCTTACTTCTCTCCGCCCGTAG
- a CDS encoding ABC transporter permease: MKPNAGITVELYGVFSSIGTGMKESVSEARINAVIDVLSQEIAKLKLRNMNVTDPEAVLQPVRATSFSYINDRLVNVSPSIVSAVLSSQSVSLPLIIFLMVTITAQMAAGAVAAEKENKTLETLLTLPVKRTAIVASKISGTAVMGLIAALAYMIGLKSYIGSFSADTGISLSDLGLGITPAGSLLFALIVFLTIVFSLSLAMVLAVFAEDVQSANTVVSSAILPLAFPAFILMFVDVAELPSPAQYGLMAIPFTHPIVAYRYALSGNYGPMLLSVAYLSVLAGITLYIAARIFSSEKILTAKLSWGKRTTGGEK; encoded by the coding sequence TTGAAGCCAAACGCGGGCATCACTGTGGAGCTCTACGGGGTATTCAGCTCGATCGGCACGGGAATGAAAGAGAGCGTCAGCGAGGCGAGGATAAACGCGGTTATAGACGTTCTCTCACAGGAAATAGCGAAGCTGAAGCTGAGGAACATGAACGTCACGGATCCCGAGGCCGTTCTCCAGCCGGTCAGGGCAACGAGCTTCTCTTATATCAACGACAGGCTCGTCAACGTTTCCCCTTCAATAGTTTCGGCCGTGCTCTCTTCCCAGTCCGTGAGTCTACCGCTGATAATCTTCCTGATGGTGACGATAACCGCGCAGATGGCGGCGGGGGCTGTGGCGGCAGAGAAGGAGAACAAAACCCTCGAAACGCTCCTTACGCTGCCAGTAAAGAGGACAGCCATCGTCGCCTCAAAGATATCGGGAACAGCGGTGATGGGGCTCATAGCGGCCTTAGCTTACATGATCGGCCTTAAGAGCTACATAGGCTCCTTCTCGGCCGACACAGGGATAAGCTTAAGCGACCTCGGCCTGGGAATAACGCCCGCAGGAAGCCTGCTTTTTGCCCTCATAGTCTTTCTTACCATAGTGTTTTCCCTGAGCCTCGCCATGGTTTTAGCCGTCTTTGCGGAAGACGTCCAGAGCGCCAACACGGTCGTCAGCTCCGCGATCCTGCCCCTGGCTTTTCCGGCCTTCATATTGATGTTCGTCGACGTTGCAGAACTCCCCTCCCCGGCCCAGTACGGCCTCATGGCGATTCCCTTCACCCACCCCATAGTGGCCTACCGCTACGCCCTCTCAGGAAACTACGGGCCGATGCTCCTCAGCGTGGCCTACCTCTCAGTGCTGGCCGGGATAACCCTCTACATAGCGGCCAGGATATTCTCCAGCGAGAAGATACTGACGGCGAAGCTGAGCTGGGGAAAGAGGACTACGGGCGGAGAGAAGTAA
- a CDS encoding P-loop NTPase family protein gives MSLKLNPEAREIYRSIRDEIAKKLLLRGSEAFLDEFSPTNNSEEIAGRQAYLRENLQRVKPEIGEFIEKVRPIHFRREYLHDRILIVDEGEVKKAEALGLCAVSTDPADAGDYPLVLSTVGYGIDVELTPTQITPELYIQPLWENRDTLEALAKIAELIGEKSIAPELLKQLSGIKTTMDRLSTIEQLEEILHEKERELNEKVSERLEQFSLTLRGKELLEFLSELKSGDYGAIFRHFSSVENEILEMIREVEEELGKTLGTPVEIFSREELYPVSVPPEKVELIREELTRDFKVEMYLKSRELAEKVRPLIPMLKQEIRDVYRLDFLRAVKLFAEGFSFPELGANGIAFLRGRHIFIENPQPVSYVIGEKPHWFSVEGSEKVLDEKVVILTGANSGGKTSLLELLTQIAILTHMGLPVPAERAGVSILDEVFFFRRKRSTYGAGAFETALNGFVKALRSEGRKLILIDEFEAITEPGAAVKIIGELLKVAHERGFYVVIVSHLGEDLKKELPFARVDGIEARGLDEGLNLIVDRQPAFGKLGKSTPELIVERLARKKRGKEKEIFERILKAFKNG, from the coding sequence ATGAGCCTGAAGCTTAACCCCGAAGCCAGGGAAATCTACAGATCAATAAGGGATGAAATAGCTAAAAAGTTGCTACTCCGGGGAAGCGAGGCATTCCTCGACGAGTTTTCGCCTACCAATAACTCCGAAGAGATAGCCGGAAGGCAGGCTTACCTGCGGGAGAACCTGCAGAGGGTAAAACCTGAAATCGGGGAGTTCATAGAAAAAGTCCGGCCCATCCACTTCCGAAGGGAATATCTCCACGACAGAATACTCATAGTGGACGAGGGTGAGGTCAAGAAGGCGGAAGCCCTGGGTTTGTGCGCCGTCTCCACGGATCCAGCCGATGCCGGGGATTATCCCCTTGTTCTGAGCACAGTGGGGTACGGAATAGACGTTGAACTAACCCCCACCCAGATAACCCCAGAGCTATACATCCAGCCGCTGTGGGAAAACAGGGACACCCTGGAAGCCCTGGCTAAGATCGCGGAGCTTATCGGTGAAAAAAGCATTGCGCCGGAGCTGTTGAAGCAGCTCAGCGGGATCAAGACCACCATGGACAGACTCTCAACGATAGAACAGCTCGAAGAAATACTGCATGAGAAAGAGCGGGAACTCAACGAAAAGGTATCGGAAAGACTCGAGCAGTTTTCCCTGACGCTTAGAGGGAAGGAACTCCTGGAATTTCTTTCCGAGCTCAAGAGCGGTGATTACGGGGCAATATTCAGGCACTTCTCCTCAGTTGAAAACGAGATCCTCGAGATGATACGGGAAGTCGAGGAAGAGCTGGGGAAAACTCTGGGAACACCCGTGGAGATTTTCTCAAGGGAGGAATTGTACCCAGTCTCCGTGCCCCCGGAGAAGGTTGAGCTCATCAGGGAGGAACTGACCAGGGATTTCAAAGTTGAAATGTATCTCAAAAGCAGGGAACTGGCTGAGAAAGTACGGCCGCTGATACCGATGTTGAAGCAGGAAATCAGGGACGTTTACCGCCTTGACTTCCTGAGGGCGGTTAAGCTGTTTGCCGAGGGATTCTCCTTCCCCGAGCTGGGTGCTAATGGAATAGCTTTTCTCAGGGGAAGACACATCTTCATCGAGAATCCCCAGCCTGTGAGCTACGTAATCGGGGAAAAACCCCATTGGTTCAGCGTCGAGGGATCGGAAAAAGTTCTTGATGAGAAAGTCGTCATCCTGACCGGGGCCAACAGCGGAGGAAAAACCAGCCTTCTCGAGCTCTTAACTCAGATAGCCATTCTCACCCACATGGGCCTTCCCGTGCCGGCGGAGAGGGCAGGGGTAAGCATCCTCGATGAAGTCTTCTTCTTCAGGAGAAAAAGAAGCACCTACGGAGCGGGGGCATTTGAAACAGCTCTAAACGGCTTTGTCAAAGCCCTGAGGAGCGAAGGACGGAAGCTAATCCTCATAGACGAATTCGAGGCTATAACCGAGCCCGGTGCCGCAGTCAAAATAATCGGCGAACTGCTGAAGGTCGCCCATGAAAGGGGCTTTTACGTTGTCATCGTTTCCCACCTCGGCGAAGACCTGAAGAAGGAGCTCCCCTTCGCCAGGGTTGACGGCATAGAGGCCAGGGGCCTCGACGAGGGGCTTAACCTGATCGTTGACAGACAGCCGGCCTTCGGCAAACTCGGGAAGAGCACCCCTGAGCTGATAGTGGAAAGACTCGCGAGGAAGAAACGCGGAAAAGAGAAGGAGATCTTCGAGAGGATTCTAAAAGCGTTCAAAAATGGCTGA
- a CDS encoding nitroreductase family protein, with amino-acid sequence MELDEAILRRTSVRYFSDEAVSDDTIRELIKAATRAPTASGLENWLFVAFRSEEARKRAFDLIAEGMVEYYRAVNLPEEKIEKLKNRIYEEGMYRAPVYIAVFIDRRVRFLKGREFDGVEFIWSVESAAMAIQNLMLKAVELGLGTVYIGVTNFRGIEEKVRELAGLDDNYYLVGLIPVGYPREEVKPRGRRKGIDEVLRFI; translated from the coding sequence GTGGAGCTGGACGAGGCGATATTACGGAGAACTTCGGTCAGGTACTTCTCTGATGAAGCAGTAAGCGATGACACCATAAGAGAGCTAATAAAGGCCGCCACAAGGGCGCCGACGGCGAGCGGCCTTGAAAACTGGCTCTTTGTAGCGTTCCGGAGCGAAGAGGCAAGAAAGAGGGCCTTTGACCTGATAGCGGAAGGCATGGTGGAGTACTACAGGGCGGTGAACCTGCCAGAGGAGAAGATAGAGAAGCTCAAAAACCGCATATACGAGGAGGGCATGTACAGGGCGCCCGTTTATATCGCTGTATTCATCGACAGGCGCGTCCGCTTCCTCAAAGGCAGGGAGTTCGACGGGGTCGAGTTCATATGGAGCGTTGAGAGCGCGGCGATGGCGATTCAAAACCTCATGCTGAAAGCGGTGGAGCTGGGCCTCGGCACGGTGTACATCGGCGTGACGAACTTCAGGGGGATAGAGGAGAAAGTCAGGGAGCTCGCTGGCCTCGACGATAACTACTACCTCGTCGGCCTCATCCCGGTGGGCTATCCGAGGGAGGAAGTAAAGCCGCGGGGGAGGAGAAAAGGAATTGACGAAGTCCTGAGGTTCATCTGA
- a CDS encoding maleate cis-trans isomerase family protein codes for MYGWRGRLGLIVPSSNTTMEMELHNYLPEGLSLHTSRVPLRNIAEEELIKMNTLAVESAKLLRDANVELILYGCTSCSFIGGKDYEKELEARIEDEVKVPVISTSTAVVEALKILDAHSVLVVTPYTDEINQREKEFLEANEFEVLDIRGLGMEDSAQIGKLEPYEAYRLAKASFIDEADAILISSTNWRTFEIIEALEEDLSIPVVTSNQASLWLALREMDVMEKIPELGRLFREY; via the coding sequence ATGTACGGATGGAGAGGGAGGCTGGGCCTTATAGTGCCCTCGTCGAACACAACCATGGAGATGGAGCTTCACAATTACCTTCCCGAGGGTCTTTCGCTCCACACTTCCAGGGTTCCGCTCAGGAACATCGCCGAGGAGGAGCTGATAAAGATGAACACCCTTGCCGTCGAAAGTGCTAAACTCCTCAGGGACGCAAACGTTGAGCTCATCCTCTATGGCTGTACCAGTTGCTCATTCATAGGTGGCAAGGACTACGAGAAGGAGCTTGAGGCGAGGATAGAGGATGAAGTCAAGGTGCCGGTTATAAGCACGAGCACGGCCGTGGTAGAGGCCCTAAAAATTCTGGACGCCCATTCTGTGCTTGTGGTGACCCCTTACACCGACGAGATAAACCAGAGGGAGAAGGAGTTCCTCGAGGCGAACGAGTTCGAGGTCCTCGACATAAGGGGCCTTGGCATGGAGGACAGTGCCCAGATTGGAAAGCTTGAGCCCTACGAGGCCTACCGCCTTGCCAAGGCCAGCTTCATTGATGAGGCCGATGCGATCCTTATAAGCAGCACCAACTGGAGAACCTTTGAGATAATCGAGGCCCTGGAGGAGGACCTCAGCATTCCCGTGGTCACGAGCAATCAGGCTTCGCTCTGGCTGGCTTTGAGGGAAATGGACGTTATGGAGAAGATTCCGGAGCTCGGGAGGCTCTTCAGGGAGTACTAA
- the pfkC gene encoding ADP-specific phosphofructokinase, with product MVRELLEKARGLSIYTAYNTNVDAIVYLNGETVQGLIDEFGADAVRKRMEDYPREINEPLDFVARLVHALKTGKPMAVPLVNEELHTWFDSHFRYDVERMGGQAGIIANLLSNLDFREVIVYTPHLAKRQAEMFVRKPNLFYPVVEGGKLVLKHPWEAYREGDPVKVNRIFEFRAGTAFKLGDERIVVPFSGRFIVSARFESIRIYTEPGLRPFLPEIGERVDGAILSGYQGINLRYSDGKDANYYLRKAKEDIMLLKREKDLKVHLEFASIQSRELRKKVIYNLFPLADSVGMDEAEIAYVLSALGYDELADRIFTYNRIEDTVLGGKILLDEMNLDVLQIHTIYYIMYITHADNPLSEEELRRSLELATTLAASRASLGDITSPDQVEVGLRVPYNERGEYVKLRFEEAKRKLRTKEYKLVIIPTRLVQNPVSTVGLGDTISTGAFTSYLAMLKEKGEL from the coding sequence ATGGTCAGGGAGCTCCTGGAGAAGGCGAGGGGACTTTCAATATACACTGCCTACAACACCAACGTTGATGCCATAGTTTACCTTAACGGGGAGACCGTGCAGGGGCTTATAGACGAGTTCGGAGCCGATGCAGTGAGGAAGAGGATGGAAGATTATCCCAGGGAGATAAACGAGCCCCTTGACTTTGTTGCGAGACTTGTTCACGCCCTTAAGACGGGAAAGCCGATGGCGGTTCCCCTCGTTAACGAAGAACTCCACACCTGGTTCGACTCCCACTTCAGGTACGATGTGGAGAGGATGGGCGGGCAGGCCGGGATAATAGCCAACCTCCTGAGCAACCTCGATTTCAGGGAGGTCATCGTGTACACCCCGCACCTGGCAAAGAGACAGGCCGAGATGTTCGTAAGAAAGCCCAACCTTTTCTATCCGGTTGTCGAAGGCGGAAAGCTTGTTCTAAAACACCCATGGGAGGCCTACCGCGAGGGTGATCCCGTTAAGGTCAACCGCATCTTTGAATTCCGCGCCGGGACGGCCTTTAAGCTCGGGGATGAGAGAATAGTCGTCCCCTTCTCGGGCAGGTTCATCGTTTCGGCGAGGTTTGAGAGCATAAGGATCTACACCGAGCCCGGGCTCAGGCCATTCCTCCCGGAGATTGGCGAGAGGGTCGATGGGGCGATTCTATCCGGTTACCAGGGGATAAACCTCCGCTACTCCGATGGGAAGGACGCCAACTATTACCTCAGGAAGGCCAAGGAAGATATAATGCTGCTCAAGCGCGAGAAGGACCTCAAGGTTCACCTGGAGTTCGCTTCAATACAGAGCAGGGAACTTAGAAAGAAGGTCATCTACAACCTCTTCCCCCTCGCTGACAGCGTTGGAATGGACGAAGCGGAGATAGCCTACGTGCTGAGCGCCCTGGGCTATGACGAGCTGGCCGATAGGATATTCACCTACAACCGTATAGAGGACACCGTCTTGGGGGGGAAGATACTCCTGGACGAGATGAACCTCGATGTCCTCCAGATACACACGATATATTACATCATGTACATCACCCACGCCGATAATCCCCTGAGTGAAGAAGAGCTCAGGCGGAGCCTCGAGCTCGCAACAACGCTTGCAGCGTCGAGGGCTTCCCTCGGGGACATAACCTCGCCAGACCAGGTCGAGGTAGGCCTGCGGGTTCCCTACAACGAGAGGGGAGAATACGTCAAGCTCCGCTTTGAGGAGGCAAAGAGGAAGCTGAGGACGAAGGAATACAAGCTGGTCATAATTCCGACAAGACTCGTCCAGAACCCTGTATCAACGGTTGGCCTCGGAGATACCATATCAACGGGCGCCTTCACGAGCTATCTGGCGATGCTGAAGGAGAAAGGGGAACTCTGA
- a CDS encoding DUF3226 domain-containing protein, producing the protein MRVVTGKDYEKFVEEGAIPFPECGKNREELVEFVKNLRGDETIVTSSLELVDLIASAFKNGEENVLVYSERGKQLTLKEAYELRKYLDFDVRGGFPEERARTTVLFVEGKTDSKFFKGVFKKLFEFRESRIPPGNLRFIEKVFERDNFDLLKREDGVHLAIIPSEGNSGVIRNLGNFLRAMDVFGFNVDRIGVAVDIDEDEKSAIASIEGTLSGFDCKKTDHGYLVGETEVVPLFIGLPFRDELIDWKKPTVEDLMLHLLAKEGLLERIQPGLRALNENLGRKLKPKDVMYLALSAYGHWGNLEGFYELFVMRSRFKNLKAILREAGLMAGLERLAFWEGKAGTFRAGQV; encoded by the coding sequence ATGAGGGTTGTAACCGGGAAGGACTATGAAAAGTTCGTGGAGGAAGGCGCTATTCCCTTTCCGGAGTGCGGGAAAAACCGGGAAGAGCTCGTTGAATTCGTGAAAAATCTGAGGGGAGACGAAACGATCGTTACCTCCAGCCTGGAACTCGTCGACCTGATCGCTTCCGCCTTCAAAAACGGGGAGGAAAACGTTCTCGTTTACTCAGAGAGGGGGAAGCAACTAACGCTCAAAGAGGCATACGAGCTCAGAAAATACCTCGATTTCGATGTTAGAGGCGGTTTCCCCGAGGAAAGGGCCAGAACCACGGTGCTTTTCGTGGAAGGGAAAACGGACTCCAAGTTCTTTAAAGGGGTCTTCAAAAAGCTCTTCGAGTTCAGGGAAAGCAGAATCCCGCCGGGAAACCTCAGGTTTATCGAGAAGGTTTTTGAGAGGGACAACTTCGACCTGCTGAAGCGCGAAGATGGAGTGCACCTGGCGATAATCCCGAGCGAGGGCAATTCGGGCGTTATAAGGAACTTAGGGAACTTTCTACGCGCCATGGACGTGTTCGGCTTCAATGTCGACAGAATAGGCGTTGCCGTTGACATCGACGAAGACGAGAAAAGCGCCATCGCCTCGATAGAGGGCACACTTTCCGGGTTTGACTGCAAAAAAACCGACCATGGCTATCTTGTAGGCGAAACCGAAGTCGTTCCGCTCTTCATAGGCCTTCCCTTCCGGGACGAGCTCATCGACTGGAAAAAGCCCACCGTCGAGGATCTAATGCTCCATCTCCTGGCTAAAGAGGGTCTGCTTGAAAGGATCCAGCCGGGGTTAAGGGCTCTAAACGAGAACCTCGGGAGGAAGCTGAAACCAAAGGACGTTATGTATCTGGCCCTTTCGGCCTACGGCCACTGGGGCAACCTTGAGGGGTTCTATGAGCTCTTCGTCATGCGCTCCCGGTTCAAAAACCTGAAAGCCATACTAAGGGAAGCCGGCCTCATGGCCGGTCTTGAGAGACTGGCGTTTTGGGAGGGGAAAGCGGGAACTTTCAGGGCGGGGCAGGTCTGA
- a CDS encoding DUF2391 family protein — protein MMSESNAEGMMSPEPELKSVDLKEINENLDSIRRQLDELQKEQELEKTPDKLGWDDIAQELVGAITFALPFLFTSELWDVAKDISIERSFAIFLLTLGVAYIFIAKSRIGNLKHEDLFHVPKRLITVSLISYTISAGLIYLYGINDVANFSTLQYINATAIVSTFAMIGAIAVDMVT, from the coding sequence ATGATGAGTGAATCCAATGCTGAGGGGATGATGAGCCCCGAACCTGAGCTCAAAAGCGTTGACCTAAAGGAGATAAACGAAAACCTTGATTCCATCAGGAGGCAGTTAGACGAGCTCCAGAAGGAGCAGGAGTTAGAAAAGACCCCGGACAAATTAGGATGGGATGACATAGCCCAGGAGCTCGTTGGGGCGATAACCTTTGCCCTTCCCTTTCTCTTCACCTCCGAGCTCTGGGACGTGGCAAAGGACATCTCGATCGAACGCTCCTTCGCGATATTCCTTCTGACGCTGGGTGTTGCATACATCTTCATAGCCAAATCCAGAATCGGCAACCTCAAGCACGAAGACCTTTTCCACGTTCCCAAGAGGCTCATAACGGTCTCGCTGATATCCTATACAATATCCGCCGGGCTGATCTACCTCTACGGGATAAACGACGTTGCCAACTTCAGCACACTCCAATACATAAACGCCACGGCCATAGTCAGTACATTTGCCATGATAGGGGCCATAGCCGTTGATATGGTGACGTGA